In a genomic window of Pseudomonas mohnii:
- a CDS encoding TIGR03571 family LLM class oxidoreductase gives MHPRFQRLLGPNGFSIGLELPLDNDWSSGGQRLRMAEGRPFGVPDLRQHAAMARLADKSGFRALWVRDVPIYDPHFGDAAQVFETFSYLGYLAGITENIMLGTAAVVLPLRQPWLTLKSANSVDELSHGRLLLGVASGDRPMEYPLFGVDYDRRGEIFRDTVELLRSQGEGHLPEGARLLPERGESAPLLVAGLGQQSPAWIGQHMDGWLAYPGTPDEHRRRVGLWREVGGNKLYVSFIHLDLADNPHAPMRRVRFGGTCGRLALIDELQALREAGVQHVGLHLRRSERPIAQIIEEIAEYVLPKFH, from the coding sequence ATGCATCCACGATTTCAACGATTGCTTGGGCCGAATGGGTTTTCCATCGGACTGGAACTGCCACTCGACAATGATTGGTCCAGCGGCGGTCAACGTCTGCGGATGGCCGAAGGTCGACCTTTTGGCGTACCGGACCTGAGGCAGCACGCGGCCATGGCGCGCCTGGCCGACAAGTCGGGTTTTCGTGCCCTTTGGGTTCGTGATGTGCCGATTTATGACCCGCATTTCGGTGATGCGGCACAGGTTTTCGAAACCTTTTCCTATCTCGGGTACCTGGCCGGCATTACCGAAAACATCATGTTGGGTACGGCGGCGGTTGTACTGCCGCTGCGTCAGCCTTGGCTGACGTTGAAATCGGCTAACAGTGTCGATGAGTTGAGTCACGGGCGCCTGCTGCTGGGCGTGGCCAGTGGTGACCGCCCGATGGAGTATCCGTTGTTTGGCGTGGATTACGATCGGCGCGGTGAAATCTTCCGCGATACCGTTGAATTGCTGCGCAGCCAAGGGGAAGGTCATTTACCCGAGGGGGCTCGCTTGCTTCCCGAGCGAGGTGAGTCAGCACCGTTGCTCGTTGCGGGTCTTGGCCAACAATCTCCAGCGTGGATTGGTCAACACATGGACGGTTGGCTCGCCTATCCAGGCACGCCAGACGAACATCGTCGCAGAGTCGGGTTGTGGCGCGAGGTTGGCGGCAACAAACTTTATGTCAGCTTCATTCACCTGGATCTCGCAGACAACCCCCACGCCCCCATGCGACGAGTACGGTTCGGCGGCACTTGTGGACGGTTGGCGTTGATTGATGAACTTCAGGCATTGCGCGAAGCGGGAGTACAGCATGTTGGCCTGCACCTACGGCGCAGTGAACGACCCATCGCACAGATTATTGAAGAGATTGCAGAGTACGTGTTGCCAAAGTTTCATTAG
- the mrdA gene encoding penicillin-binding protein 2 — MPEPIPIKDHENETRLVNKRLIACALFVVAITCALVVRMYVLQVVEFDYHSTISENNRVHVLPITPTRGLIYDRNGVVLADNRPSYNLTITRERASDVKQELDEVINLLHLPAEDRALFDKAMKQARHPFVPVTLFYELSEEQIAVLAVNEFRLPGIDVEPQFVRHYPFAEHFAHSIGYVGRINEKESKALDSVEYRGTQSIGKTGVEKFYESELHGHVGYEEVETNAQGRVLRVLKHTDPVPGKNIVLSLDVKLQEAAEQALGDRRGSVVALDPSTGEVLAMVSKPSFDPNLFVTGISLKEYAALHDSIDRPLFNRVLRGLYAPGSTIKPEVAIAGLDAGVVTPQTRVFDPGYYQLPDFDHKYRNWNHSGDGWVDMDAAIMRSNDTYFYDLAHKLGIDRLHDYMAMFGLGEKVSLDMYEESPGLMPSQAWKRATRRQPWFPGETVILGIGQGYMQVTPLQLAQATALIANKGVWNRPHLARTVDGVAPVDEHPMPNILLKDPRDWEQVNHGMQMVMHDARGIARAAAVGVQYRIAGKSGTAQVVAIKQGERYNRAKTLERNRDNALFVGFAPAEHPKIVISVMIENGEAGGRVAGPVVRQIMDAWLLDQGGHLKPQYAAPSKPPGDPHV, encoded by the coding sequence ATGCCCGAACCGATACCGATCAAGGACCACGAAAATGAGACGCGCCTGGTCAACAAAAGGCTGATCGCCTGCGCCTTGTTTGTCGTCGCCATTACCTGCGCGCTGGTGGTGCGCATGTATGTCCTGCAAGTGGTCGAATTCGACTATCACTCCACGATCTCTGAAAACAACCGTGTCCACGTCCTGCCGATCACCCCGACTCGCGGGTTGATCTATGACCGCAATGGCGTGGTTCTGGCGGACAACCGGCCCAGTTACAACCTGACCATCACCCGCGAGCGCGCTTCGGACGTCAAGCAAGAACTGGACGAAGTGATCAACCTGCTGCACTTGCCTGCCGAAGACCGCGCGCTGTTCGACAAAGCGATGAAGCAGGCACGGCATCCGTTCGTACCGGTCACGCTGTTCTATGAGCTCAGCGAAGAACAGATTGCGGTGCTCGCGGTCAACGAATTCCGCTTGCCTGGCATCGATGTCGAACCGCAGTTCGTACGCCACTATCCATTCGCTGAACACTTCGCTCATTCAATCGGCTACGTCGGTCGTATCAACGAGAAAGAATCCAAGGCCCTGGACTCGGTCGAATACCGTGGCACTCAATCCATCGGCAAAACCGGGGTTGAAAAATTCTACGAGTCGGAACTGCATGGCCATGTCGGTTACGAAGAAGTTGAAACCAACGCTCAAGGGCGCGTGTTGCGAGTGCTCAAGCACACCGACCCGGTTCCGGGTAAAAACATCGTCCTGAGTCTAGATGTCAAACTTCAGGAAGCCGCCGAGCAAGCCTTGGGTGACCGCCGTGGTTCGGTGGTTGCGCTTGATCCGTCGACGGGTGAAGTGCTGGCCATGGTCAGCAAGCCCAGCTTCGACCCGAATCTGTTCGTCACCGGCATCAGCCTCAAGGAGTACGCGGCGCTGCACGATTCTATCGACCGGCCGCTGTTCAACCGCGTGCTGCGCGGCCTCTATGCGCCGGGCTCGACTATCAAGCCGGAAGTCGCGATCGCAGGCCTCGATGCGGGCGTGGTCACGCCGCAGACCCGAGTCTTCGATCCGGGCTACTACCAACTGCCGGACTTCGATCACAAATACCGCAACTGGAACCACAGCGGTGACGGATGGGTGGACATGGACGCGGCGATCATGCGTTCCAACGATACCTATTTCTACGATCTGGCCCACAAGCTGGGCATCGATCGCCTGCACGACTATATGGCGATGTTCGGTCTCGGTGAAAAGGTCTCGCTGGACATGTACGAAGAGTCTCCCGGATTGATGCCGTCCCAGGCCTGGAAGCGCGCCACGCGGCGCCAGCCTTGGTTCCCGGGTGAGACGGTGATCCTCGGCATTGGCCAGGGCTACATGCAAGTCACGCCGCTGCAACTGGCCCAGGCCACCGCGCTGATCGCCAACAAAGGGGTGTGGAACCGCCCGCACCTGGCCCGGACTGTGGACGGTGTCGCACCGGTGGATGAGCACCCGATGCCGAATATCCTGCTCAAGGATCCCCGTGACTGGGAGCAGGTCAACCATGGCATGCAGATGGTCATGCACGATGCCCGAGGCATTGCCCGGGCAGCCGCAGTGGGGGTGCAGTACCGCATCGCCGGCAAGAGCGGCACCGCGCAAGTGGTGGCAATCAAGCAGGGTGAGCGTTACAACCGCGCGAAGACCCTGGAACGCAACCGCGACAACGCCTTGTTCGTCGGTTTCGCACCGGCGGAACACCCCAAGATTGTCATTTCGGTGATGATCGAAAACGGCGAGGCCGGTGGCCGCGTCGCCGGTCCCGTGGTGCGGCAGATCATGGACGCCTGGCTACTTGATCAGGGCGGTCACTTGAAGCCGCAATACGCCGCGCCGAGCAAACCGCCGGGCGATCCTCACGTCTGA